Proteins co-encoded in one Kiritimatiellales bacterium genomic window:
- the sppA gene encoding signal peptide peptidase SppA: MKRCKKNWKLWAVIVVLFLLLAGTCARQACTPATANYPVDEAPKLTEVWSYGSGDVKAARIFLDGIILRPQDEGLFSSRFDMVGNALIQIRAAERDSHVRAIILEVNSPGGGVTPSDEIYNALHRFRDSRPDRRVVVFIRDLGASGAYYAAMAADWIVAEPTAVVGSVGVIMQSINFQPLSEKLGISDVTIRSGENKDMLNPFKPVDANQLAILQGLIDDMQNRFAGLVAEARRLDRAGNPELFDGRIFSAGEALNKGLIDSIGYWDDAVAHTAALLDTGALKIIRYEAPRSLLETLLFSVRARPVLPEIKINSSQFLYLWKP, translated from the coding sequence ATGAAACGTTGCAAAAAAAACTGGAAACTGTGGGCGGTGATTGTTGTGCTGTTTCTGCTGCTGGCGGGAACGTGTGCACGGCAGGCGTGTACGCCGGCAACGGCAAATTATCCAGTGGACGAAGCGCCGAAGCTGACCGAAGTGTGGTCGTACGGCAGCGGCGATGTGAAGGCCGCGCGCATTTTTCTCGATGGTATCATTTTGCGGCCGCAGGACGAAGGCCTGTTCAGTTCGCGGTTTGACATGGTTGGCAATGCACTGATTCAAATCCGTGCCGCCGAACGCGATTCACATGTACGCGCCATTATTCTGGAAGTTAACTCCCCCGGCGGCGGTGTAACGCCGAGCGATGAGATTTACAATGCGCTGCACCGTTTCCGCGACAGCCGCCCTGACCGGCGCGTGGTTGTGTTCATTCGCGATCTCGGCGCGTCCGGCGCATATTATGCGGCGATGGCGGCGGACTGGATTGTAGCGGAGCCAACGGCGGTGGTCGGATCGGTCGGTGTGATTATGCAGTCGATCAATTTTCAACCGCTGTCTGAAAAACTCGGTATCTCCGATGTCACAATCCGCTCCGGTGAAAATAAGGACATGCTCAATCCGTTTAAGCCGGTGGATGCAAATCAGCTCGCAATTCTGCAAGGATTGATCGACGACATGCAAAACCGTTTTGCCGGACTCGTCGCCGAAGCGCGCAGACTTGACCGCGCCGGCAATCCGGAACTGTTCGACGGACGGATTTTTTCAGCGGGTGAAGCCTTGAATAAAGGACTGATCGACAGCATCGGCTACTGGGACGATGCGGTAGCACACACTGCAGCGCTGCTGGATACCGGCGCATTAAAAATCATCCGCTACGAAGCGCCGCGCAGTCTGCTGGAAACATTGCTGTTCAGTGTGCGCGCACGTCCGGTTCTGCCGGAAATTAAAATCAATTCATCGCAGTTTTTATATCTTTGGAAACCGTAA
- a CDS encoding ATP-binding cassette domain-containing protein produces the protein MINVDGLIKRFGARTAVDGVSFEAEQGTVLGFLGPNGAGKTTTIRMIAGFLMPDAGRIDVAGIDVTVNPVAVQKRIGYMPETTPLYEDMPVAGFLKFLAEVRGLKGAERNRRVDEILERCSLAPVRNQTIGTLSKGYRQRTCFAQTLLHDPDILLLDEPTEGLDPNQKQVVRDMIRNMAADKVIMLSTHVLEEVEAICTRAIIVSNGKVVADGTPAELKKQSRCYNAVTLTADGAEIFATLQKIPAVERVESIADGCFTAFPKNGESIAPEILAAAQANGWKLAGIKVDAGRLDDVFRQLTVTEDAQQKEVA, from the coding sequence ATGATCAACGTTGACGGTTTGATCAAACGCTTCGGTGCGCGCACGGCGGTGGACGGCGTATCGTTCGAAGCGGAACAGGGAACCGTGCTGGGATTTCTCGGCCCGAACGGTGCCGGAAAAACCACCACTATCCGGATGATCGCCGGTTTTTTAATGCCGGACGCCGGGCGGATTGATGTGGCGGGAATTGATGTAACGGTGAATCCGGTTGCGGTGCAAAAGCGCATCGGTTACATGCCGGAAACTACGCCGTTATACGAAGACATGCCGGTCGCCGGTTTTTTAAAGTTTCTGGCGGAAGTGCGCGGGCTGAAAGGCGCGGAACGCAACCGGCGCGTGGATGAAATTCTGGAGCGCTGTTCACTGGCGCCGGTGCGGAATCAGACAATCGGCACACTGTCGAAAGGATACCGCCAGCGCACCTGTTTTGCGCAGACACTGCTGCATGATCCGGATATTCTGCTGCTCGACGAGCCGACGGAAGGGCTTGATCCGAATCAAAAACAGGTCGTGCGCGATATGATCCGCAACATGGCGGCGGATAAAGTGATTATGCTGTCAACGCATGTGCTCGAAGAGGTGGAAGCGATCTGCACGCGCGCGATTATTGTCAGTAACGGAAAAGTTGTAGCGGACGGAACGCCGGCGGAACTCAAAAAGCAAAGCCGGTGTTACAATGCCGTAACACTCACTGCCGACGGCGCTGAAATTTTTGCAACGCTGCAGAAAATTCCGGCGGTGGAACGCGTCGAATCCATTGCGGACGGCTGCTTCACCGCGTTTCCGAAAAACGGCGAATCCATCGCACCGGAAATCCTTGCCGCCGCACAGGCGAACGGCTGGAAACTCGCCGGAATTAAAGTGGATGCAGGGCGGCTCGACGATGTGTTCCGTCAGCTGACAGTGACCGAAGATGCGCAGCAAAAAGAGGTGGCGTAA
- a CDS encoding ABC transporter permease: MKESTSHVLAVLKREWKSYFDSPVAYVFIIIFLMLAGFFTFAVSRFFEAGQADLRGFFMWHPWLYMILVPAVAMRLWAEERRSGTIELLFTVSVTPWQAILGKFFAAWLFLILALALTFPVALTAAYLGSPDFGTIAAGYLGSALLAGAYLSAGMFTSALTRNQVISFILAVVIGMFLILAGYPPVTDLLARHAPVWVVDGVAAFSFMPHFETLQRGVIDVRDLLYFASVMIFMLFATQVVLKNKTGR; encoded by the coding sequence ATGAAAGAATCAACCAGTCATGTTCTGGCGGTGTTAAAGCGCGAATGGAAAAGCTACTTTGATTCGCCGGTCGCTTATGTATTCATTATCATTTTTCTGATGCTCGCCGGATTTTTCACATTTGCAGTGTCGCGTTTCTTTGAAGCGGGACAGGCGGATCTGCGCGGATTCTTTATGTGGCATCCGTGGCTTTATATGATTCTTGTACCGGCGGTGGCGATGCGCCTGTGGGCGGAAGAACGCCGGTCCGGCACGATCGAGCTGCTGTTTACCGTTTCGGTCACACCGTGGCAGGCGATTCTCGGAAAATTTTTTGCCGCATGGCTCTTCCTGATTCTCGCGCTCGCGCTGACGTTTCCGGTGGCGCTGACAGCGGCATATCTCGGCTCGCCGGATTTCGGCACAATTGCCGCCGGTTATCTCGGCAGCGCGCTGCTCGCCGGCGCTTATCTTTCCGCCGGAATGTTCACCTCCGCGCTCACGCGCAATCAGGTGATCAGCTTTATCCTCGCGGTGGTCATTGGCATGTTTCTGATTCTCGCCGGCTATCCGCCGGTCACCGATCTGCTCGCGCGTCATGCGCCGGTGTGGGTGGTTGACGGCGTGGCGGCGTTCAGCTTCATGCCGCATTTTGAAACGCTGCAGCGCGGTGTGATCGACGTCCGCGATCTGCTCTATTTTGCGTCCGTCATGATCTTCATGCTTTTCGCGACGCAGGTTGTGCTGAAAAATAAAACGGGAAGATGA
- a CDS encoding Gldg family protein — MNLKKLGGAAGILLLLGILIALNAIFQPLRLRKDVTEDQLYTLSDGTKLLLGELNRDVTLKLYFSKSNDRLPVPLKNFGSRVRDLLAEYKSRGGGWLVVEEFDPKPDSDEEEWARRYGLQGQPLDMFGAGSELFFGIVAVSGNREAVIPMLTPDTEPRLEYMLTRMISEVSRDKAAKIGLMSALPVQGAGAKNPYMMMGQPPPQPAWSIIGEIERQSEIQNLGMDVTEIPADIDTLLVIHPAGINEAALFAIDQFVLRGGRLFAFVDPMCIAAQENMPPEMQQYGMPPPQIASDLDTLVQAWGLKMTTGQLACDESAATMLNAGNGRAMRNAAWLSLRAPHMNQDEVATSSLGDMMLPFAAAFQGDGLESLEVTTLLHTANDGFLVSTYEAQMGQIRPPALKQQLALAVRLQGNFKTAFPDGKPAPENSDDEENPAASESEHLVESAKPGVVVLVGDVDMLTDRIAMQALNFFGQQIMQPRNNNFAFAMNLTEQMTGSEALIGLRSRGSFDRPFDRVLDLEKQAQIKWQAEEQRLNENLQQTQMRLNQLQQARDDGQQLIMTPEQAAEIKKFREEVFQTQQSLKEVRKNLRSDIEQLGTRLKFINIAGVPLLVALFGIFYGLKLRKR; from the coding sequence ATGAATTTAAAAAAACTTGGCGGAGCCGCCGGAATACTTCTGCTGCTCGGAATTCTAATTGCGCTGAACGCAATATTCCAGCCGTTGCGTCTGCGCAAAGATGTAACGGAAGATCAGCTCTATACATTATCGGACGGAACCAAGCTGCTGCTCGGCGAACTCAACCGCGATGTGACGCTGAAACTTTATTTCTCAAAAAGCAACGACCGCCTGCCGGTGCCGCTGAAAAATTTTGGCAGCCGCGTACGCGATCTGCTGGCGGAATATAAATCGCGCGGCGGCGGCTGGCTCGTCGTTGAAGAATTCGACCCGAAACCGGATTCTGACGAAGAGGAATGGGCGCGCCGTTACGGATTGCAGGGTCAGCCGCTCGATATGTTCGGCGCCGGCAGTGAACTGTTCTTCGGCATTGTCGCCGTTTCCGGCAACCGCGAAGCGGTAATTCCGATGCTGACGCCCGACACCGAGCCGCGCCTCGAATATATGCTCACGCGCATGATCAGCGAAGTGAGCCGCGACAAAGCCGCGAAGATCGGTTTAATGAGTGCGCTGCCGGTGCAGGGCGCCGGTGCGAAGAATCCGTACATGATGATGGGCCAGCCGCCGCCGCAGCCGGCGTGGTCGATCATCGGCGAAATTGAACGGCAGTCTGAAATTCAAAATCTCGGTATGGACGTTACAGAAATTCCGGCGGACATCGACACGCTGCTCGTTATTCACCCCGCCGGAATTAATGAAGCGGCGCTGTTTGCCATCGACCAGTTTGTGCTGCGCGGCGGACGGCTGTTTGCATTCGTCGATCCAATGTGCATTGCGGCGCAGGAAAATATGCCGCCGGAAATGCAGCAGTACGGCATGCCGCCGCCGCAAATCGCCTCTGATCTCGATACGCTCGTTCAGGCATGGGGGTTAAAAATGACCACCGGCCAGCTCGCGTGCGACGAATCCGCCGCAACGATGCTGAACGCCGGTAACGGACGCGCCATGCGCAACGCCGCGTGGCTTTCGTTGCGCGCGCCGCACATGAATCAGGATGAAGTTGCCACGTCGTCGCTCGGCGATATGATGCTGCCGTTTGCCGCCGCATTTCAGGGTGACGGACTTGAATCGCTGGAAGTCACTACGTTACTTCATACCGCGAACGATGGTTTTCTTGTCAGCACCTACGAAGCGCAGATGGGGCAGATCCGTCCGCCGGCGCTGAAACAGCAGCTTGCACTCGCGGTTCGGCTACAAGGTAATTTTAAAACGGCATTTCCGGACGGAAAACCGGCACCGGAAAATTCTGACGATGAAGAAAACCCTGCCGCATCGGAATCCGAACATCTTGTTGAAAGTGCGAAACCCGGCGTTGTTGTCCTCGTCGGCGATGTCGATATGCTCACCGACCGCATCGCGATGCAGGCGCTCAACTTTTTTGGTCAGCAGATTATGCAGCCGCGCAATAATAATTTTGCGTTCGCCATGAATCTGACCGAACAGATGACCGGCAGCGAAGCGCTGATCGGACTGCGCAGCCGCGGTTCGTTCGACCGCCCGTTTGACCGCGTGCTTGATCTTGAAAAGCAGGCGCAAATCAAATGGCAGGCCGAAGAGCAGCGGTTGAACGAAAATCTGCAGCAGACGCAAATGCGGCTGAATCAGCTGCAGCAGGCGCGTGACGACGGACAGCAGTTGATCATGACGCCGGAGCAGGCAGCGGAAATTAAAAAATTCCGCGAAGAGGTTTTCCAGACGCAGCAGTCGCTCAAAGAAGTGCGGAAAAATCTGCGGAGCGATATTGAGCAGCTCGGTACGCGGTTGAAGTTCATCAACATTGCCGGCGTTCCGCTGCTCGTTGCGCTGTTCGGAATTTTTTACGGGTTAAAGTTAAGAAAGAGGTAA
- a CDS encoding DUF4340 domain-containing protein, producing MNSKNFFLMVVVLAVLAGIAVWQRKDSTSRHEKTPAESTLLAGADLNAIDRIEVSDSSGAATVVKKDGRWAVESLYDYPADFSRLAGALRAAAEVKTGAPVRTKNVDAAEFGLNAGAKKIVLKTGDQTAAEIIVGARREASSTAGWANQYFITKSGGDSVFLVDYDFRPFAGNSAEWMNKELLRVQSGDVVAVKTGDVELKEESGTWTLAGLDLEKEKLQTSEANRMRSAMQYLNCTTVADPAAEFSVDSEYTAKTKDGFTYTVKTGTEADGGRLMQLAVEYVAPPAPAKPSGDDADQAAAFDRAESEYHLTVEANTHKAAELNARLSGWTYVVSTYSADAFRLTRDKLVKEKEPAAAENLAE from the coding sequence ATGAACTCTAAAAATTTTTTTCTGATGGTGGTTGTGCTGGCGGTACTCGCCGGAATTGCAGTCTGGCAGCGTAAGGATTCTACGTCGCGCCATGAAAAAACGCCGGCGGAATCAACGCTGCTGGCCGGTGCAGATCTGAATGCGATTGACCGCATCGAAGTGTCAGACAGTTCCGGCGCCGCAACCGTTGTTAAAAAAGACGGTCGCTGGGCGGTTGAATCGCTTTATGATTACCCGGCGGATTTCAGCAGACTCGCCGGCGCGCTGCGCGCGGCGGCGGAAGTAAAAACCGGTGCGCCGGTGCGCACCAAAAACGTTGATGCGGCGGAATTCGGTTTGAACGCCGGCGCGAAAAAAATTGTGCTGAAAACCGGCGATCAGACCGCGGCGGAAATTATCGTCGGCGCGCGGCGCGAAGCATCGTCCACCGCCGGCTGGGCAAATCAGTATTTCATTACGAAAAGCGGCGGCGATTCCGTTTTTCTGGTGGATTACGATTTCCGGCCGTTTGCCGGAAATTCTGCGGAGTGGATGAATAAAGAGCTGCTGCGTGTTCAGTCCGGCGATGTGGTTGCGGTGAAAACCGGCGACGTTGAGCTGAAAGAGGAGAGCGGCACATGGACGCTCGCCGGTCTGGATTTAGAAAAAGAAAAACTGCAAACGTCTGAGGCCAACCGGATGCGCTCGGCAATGCAATATTTAAACTGCACCACCGTCGCTGATCCGGCGGCTGAATTTTCTGTCGACAGCGAATACACTGCCAAAACCAAAGACGGCTTCACCTACACTGTAAAAACCGGCACGGAAGCGGACGGCGGACGTCTGATGCAATTGGCCGTTGAATACGTCGCACCGCCGGCGCCTGCAAAGCCGTCCGGCGATGATGCAGATCAGGCGGCAGCGTTCGATCGTGCCGAATCCGAATATCATTTAACAGTTGAAGCCAATACTCATAAAGCAGCGGAGCTGAACGCTAGGCTCTCCGGCTGGACGTATGTCGTCAGCACCTATTCCGCCGACGCCTTTCGTCTGACGCGCGACAAGCTGGTGAAAGAAAAAGAACCGGCGGCAGCGGAAAATTTGGCGGAATAA
- a CDS encoding GntR family transcriptional regulator: MNRLKIDRASPVPKVRQIEHILRRKIEAKELSPGKKLPSMQDLAEHFGVSIGIIKLALRTLSFEGYLRSVPKSGVFVADTLPLKSIALVLSSAELEQVPRIIRATRGSLPKNYRLVIEASSTGYEGQIDILKTISSPYISGIILQTPPARCYIESIQRNLPSGIPCIQALAEFEELGMDSVTADGFSMGQIATNHLIQMGHRKIGLIGNESDNQTFIARKKGIDFAMKQIGQSYNSMIKETVDPMHLDFDAPWNPGRNAALHLLEKHPDITAIIGGDGHITLGAYKAIIETGRSVPEDISLIAMELDLPSFEHTNPPISAVDKPFELVFSRAVELLVNRIESPDRPLQSIHLAPVLCSRDSVKKL, from the coding sequence ATGAACCGTTTAAAAATAGATCGAGCATCTCCAGTCCCGAAGGTTCGCCAGATTGAACACATCTTGCGCCGGAAAATTGAAGCCAAAGAACTTTCCCCCGGAAAAAAACTGCCCAGCATGCAGGATCTGGCGGAACATTTCGGCGTCAGTATCGGAATTATTAAACTGGCGCTGCGCACGCTGTCGTTCGAAGGGTATCTCAGGAGCGTACCGAAATCCGGCGTGTTTGTGGCGGATACGCTGCCGCTGAAAAGCATTGCACTGGTCCTCTCCTCGGCGGAGCTGGAACAGGTGCCACGAATTATCCGGGCAACCCGGGGAAGCCTGCCAAAAAATTACCGGCTGGTCATCGAAGCCTCTTCTACAGGATATGAAGGACAGATTGATATTTTAAAAACCATTTCAAGCCCATACATCTCCGGAATCATCCTCCAGACACCTCCTGCACGCTGTTACATAGAATCAATCCAAAGAAATCTGCCGTCCGGTATTCCGTGCATTCAGGCGCTGGCCGAATTTGAAGAACTCGGCATGGACAGTGTAACAGCCGATGGATTTTCCATGGGACAGATCGCCACAAATCATCTCATCCAGATGGGGCACCGGAAAATCGGATTGATTGGCAATGAATCGGATAACCAAACTTTTATCGCCCGTAAAAAGGGAATCGATTTCGCCATGAAGCAGATCGGGCAGTCGTACAACAGTATGATAAAAGAAACCGTTGACCCGATGCATCTCGATTTTGACGCTCCGTGGAATCCCGGACGGAATGCCGCACTCCACCTACTGGAAAAACATCCGGACATCACCGCCATTATCGGCGGTGACGGACACATTACATTAGGCGCTTATAAAGCAATTATTGAAACAGGCCGCTCGGTTCCTGAGGATATATCACTCATCGCGATGGAGTTAGATCTCCCCTCGTTTGAACATACGAACCCGCCGATCAGCGCCGTCGACAAACCGTTTGAACTGGTGTTTTCACGGGCGGTTGAATTATTAGTTAACCGGATAGAATCACCGGATCGCCCGCTGCAATCCATACATCTCGCACCGGTTCTCTGCAGCCGCGACAGTGTAAAGAAGCTATAA
- a CDS encoding sulfatase — MNFPATDAEIPQMQTPPNIVLILTDDMGYSDISAFGAVGWKTPNIDRLAAEGIQFTNFHVTSGVCSASRASILTGRYHNRMGIDGALMPWDEIGLPESEKTIAGILKTAGYATGMVGKWHLGSRPEQLPLHHGFDEWLGLPYSNDMWPVEFDGTPTRENSGAGKWPPLPLYDGGAPVEIISTLEQQDMLTTRYTERALDFIDRNHNAPFFLYFAHSMPHVPLGVSEKFKGKSEQGLYGDVMMEIDWSVGEIIKKLKEHQLEENTLVIFTSDNGPWLSFGNHAGTCHGLRGGKGTAWEGGIRVPAIMRRPGAIPAGTVCNELVSSMELLPTIIAQAGAPAPEKPLDGFDISALLAGTNPASPRKNLYYYYKPNELRAVIQDQWKLIFPHAYRDYTSVPAGSDGYCSYPTDSRTGKALYDIIVDPGEQIDRRTEFPAVESEIDRPAEKARNELGDNLLK, encoded by the coding sequence ATGAACTTTCCAGCAACAGATGCAGAAATCCCGCAGATGCAGACCCCGCCGAATATTGTTTTAATTCTCACTGACGACATGGGCTACTCCGATATTTCCGCGTTCGGCGCTGTCGGCTGGAAGACGCCGAACATTGACCGGCTGGCAGCGGAAGGCATCCAGTTTACAAATTTTCATGTCACCAGCGGCGTCTGTTCCGCATCGCGGGCGTCGATTCTCACCGGACGCTATCACAACCGCATGGGCATCGACGGTGCGCTGATGCCGTGGGATGAAATCGGACTGCCGGAATCCGAAAAAACGATCGCCGGCATTTTGAAAACCGCCGGCTACGCCACCGGCATGGTCGGCAAATGGCATCTCGGCAGCCGGCCGGAACAGCTGCCGCTGCATCACGGTTTCGACGAATGGCTCGGACTGCCCTATTCCAATGATATGTGGCCGGTGGAGTTCGACGGTACGCCGACGCGAGAAAATTCCGGCGCCGGTAAATGGCCGCCGCTGCCGTTGTACGACGGCGGCGCGCCGGTTGAAATTATTTCCACACTCGAACAGCAGGACATGCTGACGACGCGCTACACCGAACGCGCGCTGGATTTTATTGACCGTAATCATAACGCGCCGTTCTTCCTCTATTTCGCACACTCCATGCCGCACGTTCCGCTCGGTGTTTCGGAAAAGTTCAAAGGCAAAAGCGAACAGGGATTGTACGGCGATGTGATGATGGAAATCGACTGGTCGGTCGGCGAGATCATCAAAAAACTCAAAGAGCATCAGCTGGAAGAAAACACGCTGGTCATTTTTACCAGCGATAACGGTCCGTGGCTGAGTTTCGGCAATCACGCCGGCACATGTCACGGCCTGCGCGGCGGCAAAGGTACAGCGTGGGAAGGCGGAATCCGCGTGCCGGCGATTATGCGCCGTCCCGGCGCTATTCCCGCCGGAACGGTGTGCAATGAGCTGGTTTCATCCATGGAACTGTTGCCGACGATTATTGCCCAGGCCGGCGCGCCGGCGCCGGAAAAACCGCTCGACGGGTTTGATATTTCAGCGCTGCTCGCCGGAACAAACCCAGCGTCGCCGCGCAAAAATCTGTATTACTATTATAAGCCGAACGAACTGCGCGCCGTTATTCAGGATCAGTGGAAACTGATTTTTCCGCACGCCTACCGCGATTATACCAGCGTACCCGCCGGCAGCGATGGTTACTGTTCATATCCAACCGACAGCCGCACCGGCAAAGCGCTGTATGATATTATCGTCGATCCCGGCGAACAGATTGACCGGCGCACTGAATTTCCGGCGGTTGAATCGGAAATTGACCGGCCCGCTGAAAAAGCTCGCAATGAACTTGGCGACAACCTGTTGAAATGA